One genomic region from Oscillatoria sp. FACHB-1407 encodes:
- a CDS encoding PAS domain S-box protein: protein MITLPGIIIHSKIYESSASLVYRGIREQDHCAVIAKVLKQDYPSPQELTRYRQEYEITRFLNIEGVVKAYSQQDYQRTLVLLLEDFGGESLECWMRQQLDFSPMPLSVFLNMAIAITDTLGKIHAAHVIHKDINPDNIVFNPKTGVIKIIDFGIATRFSRTKPTFKSLHLLEGTPAYLSPEQTGRMNRMLDYRTDFYSLGVTFYQLLTGQLPFPTSDLLELVHCHIARPPTPPHEVRGMGCGVWGVGTDDALHPTPYTPHPIHTIPKAVSDIVMKLMAKNAEDRYQSAWGIKADLERCAQQLAEMGQINTLSLGLQDISEQFHIPQKLYGREAEIEALLAAFEQVAGGKGLEEWKSRGVESNPTPHTPPPHHPTPSCSQMMLVSGYAGIGKTALVQELFKPITAKNGYFIWGKFDQFRRNIPYSAIVDALQKLVQQLLGEPNEQVEVWRSLLLTALGSNGQIIIDVIPEVELIIGKQPPVPEVGATEAQNRFNLTFQKFVRAFCAKEHPLVIFLDDLQWIDSATLKLIELILLDEQTQSLFLIGAYRDNELTPMHPLVLTLESLRNQGAVFQEIILTPLTLEPLTQLVAETLHRNPDAVRSLAQAVSRKTEGNPFFVGEFLKLLHSENLLTFDAPQSPLTKGGSKGGWQWNLAEIEAQDITDNVVELLLRQLQKLPEATQQVLSIAACVGAEFDLETLAIICEKSPKAIFQDLLAAIQAGLIQPLSELDEDLLVQEYKFLHDRVQQAAYALIDESQKQVVHLQIGRNLLEKTSPEQRSDRLFEIIDHLNQGLELVTARSERTEIARLNLMAGQKAKAATAYEAALQYFNTGLKLLDGESWQREYDLTLVLHSEAAEAAYLSGHFDEMERLAEAVLNCAKTTLDTVKVYDSRIQAWLSRGEPKEALKTGLEVLQRLGIRLVQAPSQLDVQAGLEETASRLSGREIEDLIDLPEMTEPVPLAAVYILAGIYTPAFISTPALMVLIICKIVNLSIAHGNAIWSLLGYVGYGMILCGVEQDFELGYRFGKLSLNLAKQSNNKRGNCKALMMVSFHIILWKDHLKETFPGFAEAWQSGIESGEFEFAGYSAIGLCYYPFYAGQELTELEQQTAIYRKATHQIRRETPATWLAMLQQTILNLRGQSETPSRLVGGLYDEEQALSWTIAAKDGTGLHFFYLNKLILCYLFGEYEQAAKTATLAEPYLNTATGLMSVAVFRFYDSLIVLSVLANAANSEKASWLNRVNANQEKMQKWAYHAPMNFLHKYHLIEAEKARVLGQFLEAEEFYERAIAGAAEHEYIQEEALAYELAAKHYLARGREKIAQTYMKEAHYCYDRWGATAKVEDLENRYPQFFSQSSRVASTSIPITAETITHPFHTAFDLAAVMKASQAISREIELKQLLRLLMQILIENAGAQTGYLILENSGEWSIEAACELNGDENTCATQVLQSIPIANQLPESIIQYVIRTLKPVTLNDATREGAFINESYIQQNQPQSIFCLPLLNQAKLVGVLYLENRLATGVFTPERSQVLQLLSTQAAIAIENANLYSELQAKESKITQFLEAIPVGIAIVDATGCPYYANQCGNQLLGKETDTSIAPEQISEAYQLYVAGTDQIYPAERLPTVQALRGERIRTEDIEIRRDHVSILIEARGTPVFDQQGNITYAIATFQDITERKQAEKLLADYNCTLEQQVAERTAALRQSEAKFRAIFENSQVGIVRVCISDGLILNANQRFANLFGFDSPEEMIGLESTTSYYVNPSDRQQAVELLKQDGEVRSYEVQLRKRDGTVFWGLFSSYLNAADGYIDGVLADISDRKQAEVALRISEERLRLALTASNQGLYDLNIKTEEVVVNPEYALMLGYDPATFHVTKSSWIESLHPDDRESVLAVYHACITGEVPTYQAEYRHRTQDGQWKWILAVGKIVTWNEFGEPIRALGVVTDIDDRKQAEAASIVEERNRMAREIHDTLAQAFTGILAQVGAANQVLTDDLEATGAHLDLIKELARTGLIEARRSVVALRPQLLEEGSLQSALHRLIAQIRTAAMDTTLYYEIEGTVYALPTEVENNLLRIGQEALTNAIKHANADEIRVELAYDRDQVCLRVKDNGQGFGVGSIPSSKGFGLLGMSERAERIGAQLTIRSQPGQGTEIVVVVGV from the coding sequence CATTACGGATACTCTAGGCAAAATCCATGCGGCTCATGTCATCCACAAAGATATTAATCCTGACAACATTGTCTTTAATCCGAAGACTGGCGTTATCAAAATCATTGATTTTGGCATTGCCACTCGCTTCAGTCGCACCAAGCCCACATTCAAAAGTCTCCATCTTCTAGAAGGAACCCCCGCATACCTGTCGCCAGAGCAAACCGGGCGAATGAACCGGATGCTCGACTATCGCACTGATTTCTACTCACTGGGCGTAACCTTCTACCAACTGTTGACGGGACAATTGCCGTTTCCTACCAGTGATCTCCTGGAACTAGTCCACTGCCACATTGCTAGACCGCCGACTCCTCCACACGAAGTTAGGGGTATGGGGTGTGGGGTGTGGGGCGTGGGGACAGATGATGCATTACACCCTACACCCTACACCCCACACCCGATCCACACAATTCCTAAAGCAGTTTCCGACATTGTGATGAAACTGATGGCGAAGAATGCGGAGGATCGCTATCAAAGTGCCTGGGGCATTAAAGCAGATTTAGAACGCTGCGCTCAACAACTAGCAGAAATGGGTCAGATTAACACCCTATCGTTGGGACTGCAAGATATTTCCGAGCAGTTCCATATTCCTCAAAAACTGTATGGGCGAGAAGCGGAGATCGAAGCATTATTGGCTGCGTTTGAGCAAGTGGCAGGAGGTAAAGGGCTAGAGGAGTGGAAGAGTAGAGGAGTAGAAAGCAATCCCACACCCCACACCCCACCACCCCACCACCCTACACCCTCATGCAGCCAAATGATGCTGGTCTCCGGTTATGCTGGCATCGGCAAAACAGCATTGGTACAGGAACTCTTTAAACCGATCACCGCAAAGAATGGCTACTTTATCTGGGGTAAATTTGACCAATTCCGGCGCAATATTCCCTACAGCGCGATCGTCGATGCCCTGCAAAAATTGGTGCAGCAACTATTGGGTGAACCTAATGAACAGGTGGAAGTGTGGCGATCGCTTCTGCTCACAGCTCTGGGAAGCAACGGACAAATTATCATAGATGTCATTCCCGAAGTTGAGTTAATTATTGGCAAGCAGCCCCCTGTGCCTGAAGTTGGAGCAACAGAAGCACAGAATCGCTTCAATCTCACGTTTCAAAAATTCGTGCGGGCATTTTGTGCAAAAGAGCATCCCCTGGTCATTTTCTTAGACGATCTACAGTGGATCGATTCTGCGACGTTGAAGTTAATCGAACTCATCTTACTTGACGAGCAAACTCAATCTCTGTTTTTGATCGGAGCCTACCGAGATAACGAACTGACTCCAATGCATCCGTTGGTCTTAACGCTAGAGAGCCTGCGAAACCAGGGAGCAGTATTTCAGGAAATCATCCTGACCCCCTTAACGCTGGAACCGTTGACTCAACTGGTGGCTGAGACATTACATCGCAATCCTGATGCAGTTCGTTCCCTAGCCCAAGCTGTGTCACGTAAAACCGAGGGCAACCCTTTCTTTGTTGGTGAATTTTTGAAGCTGCTGCATAGCGAAAATCTGTTGACCTTTGATGCCCCTCAATCCCCCCTTACCAAGGGGGGAAGTAAAGGGGGGTGGCAGTGGAACCTGGCAGAGATTGAAGCTCAAGATATCACCGATAATGTGGTGGAGTTGCTGCTGCGTCAGTTGCAGAAATTGCCGGAAGCAACACAGCAAGTTCTCTCCATCGCGGCTTGTGTTGGGGCTGAGTTTGATTTAGAAACGTTGGCCATCATTTGCGAAAAATCACCGAAAGCAATTTTCCAGGATCTACTAGCAGCAATACAAGCGGGATTAATTCAACCGCTGTCTGAATTGGACGAAGACTTGTTGGTTCAAGAGTATAAGTTTCTGCACGATCGCGTTCAGCAAGCGGCTTATGCTTTGATTGATGAATCGCAGAAACAAGTGGTTCATCTTCAAATCGGTCGCAATTTGCTCGAAAAAACTTCACCAGAACAACGATCTGATCGGTTGTTTGAAATCATCGATCATCTCAATCAAGGACTTGAGCTAGTCACTGCTCGGTCAGAACGAACTGAAATTGCCAGATTGAACTTAATGGCAGGTCAGAAAGCAAAGGCAGCAACGGCTTATGAAGCAGCACTTCAGTATTTCAATACAGGGCTTAAACTGCTTGATGGGGAAAGTTGGCAGCGTGAGTATGACCTAACTTTGGTGTTGCATTCAGAGGCCGCAGAGGCCGCCTACCTCAGCGGTCACTTTGACGAAATGGAGCGGCTTGCAGAAGCAGTGCTTAACTGTGCGAAGACGACGCTCGATACCGTGAAAGTTTACGATAGCAGGATTCAAGCATGGCTGTCGCGGGGAGAACCTAAAGAAGCCCTGAAAACTGGCTTGGAAGTGCTGCAACGATTGGGAATTCGTTTAGTGCAAGCTCCAAGTCAGTTAGATGTTCAAGCAGGATTAGAGGAAACCGCTTCACGATTGTCTGGGCGGGAAATCGAAGATTTGATTGATTTGCCAGAGATGACTGAACCTGTGCCACTGGCAGCAGTCTACATTTTAGCAGGCATATATACTCCGGCTTTTATTTCGACACCCGCTCTGATGGTGCTGATTATATGCAAGATAGTGAATTTATCGATCGCCCATGGAAACGCGATCTGGTCGCTGCTTGGTTATGTTGGCTATGGCATGATCCTCTGTGGCGTTGAACAAGACTTTGAACTGGGCTATCGATTTGGCAAATTATCCTTAAATTTAGCGAAACAATCAAATAACAAGAGAGGTAATTGCAAAGCATTGATGATGGTGAGTTTCCATATCATTCTCTGGAAAGATCACCTTAAAGAAACATTCCCTGGCTTTGCTGAAGCCTGGCAAAGCGGTATAGAAAGTGGAGAGTTTGAATTTGCGGGTTATTCTGCAATTGGCCTATGTTATTACCCCTTTTATGCAGGACAAGAACTGACAGAACTGGAACAACAAACCGCGATTTATCGGAAAGCCACCCATCAAATTAGACGAGAGACTCCTGCCACCTGGCTGGCAATGTTGCAACAAACGATCCTGAACCTGCGAGGTCAATCTGAAACCCCAAGTCGCTTAGTGGGTGGTCTCTACGACGAAGAGCAAGCACTGTCATGGACGATCGCGGCAAAGGATGGAACTGGCCTTCACTTCTTTTACTTAAATAAGCTGATTTTATGCTACCTGTTCGGAGAGTATGAGCAAGCTGCAAAAACGGCTACTTTGGCAGAACCGTATTTAAACACAGCCACAGGATTAATGTCTGTTGCTGTATTTCGTTTCTATGACTCCCTAATCGTTCTGAGCGTGTTGGCAAATGCTGCAAACTCTGAAAAAGCATCCTGGTTGAATCGCGTTAATGCCAATCAAGAGAAGATGCAGAAATGGGCATACCACGCCCCCATGAATTTTTTGCATAAATACCATTTAATCGAGGCAGAGAAAGCGCGAGTCTTAGGGCAATTTCTTGAGGCTGAAGAGTTTTATGAACGGGCGATTGCAGGTGCTGCTGAACATGAGTATATCCAGGAAGAAGCATTAGCCTATGAATTAGCGGCTAAACATTATCTGGCGCGAGGTCGAGAGAAAATTGCTCAGACCTACATGAAAGAGGCGCACTATTGCTACGATCGCTGGGGCGCAACCGCTAAAGTTGAAGACTTAGAAAACCGCTATCCACAGTTCTTTTCTCAATCATCTAGAGTCGCTTCCACATCAATTCCTATTACTGCTGAAACTATCACTCATCCCTTCCATACGGCTTTCGATTTAGCAGCCGTGATGAAAGCTTCGCAGGCGATTTCTCGTGAAATTGAACTGAAGCAATTGCTGAGATTACTGATGCAAATTTTAATTGAGAATGCTGGTGCACAAACCGGATATCTGATTTTAGAAAACTCAGGAGAATGGTCGATTGAAGCGGCTTGTGAACTCAATGGTGATGAGAATACTTGTGCAACTCAGGTGTTACAGTCTATTCCAATTGCCAATCAATTACCAGAATCAATCATTCAATACGTGATTCGGACTCTGAAGCCTGTCACCTTAAATGATGCGACTCGTGAAGGTGCTTTTATTAATGAGTCATACATTCAACAGAACCAGCCTCAATCTATTTTCTGTTTGCCACTGCTAAATCAAGCCAAGCTGGTCGGTGTATTGTATTTAGAAAATCGGTTAGCAACTGGAGTGTTTACACCAGAGCGATCGCAGGTCTTGCAGCTATTATCGACTCAAGCCGCGATCGCCATCGAAAATGCCAACCTTTACTCAGAGCTACAGGCTAAGGAAAGCAAGATCACTCAGTTCCTTGAAGCGATTCCGGTGGGAATTGCGATCGTAGATGCGACGGGTTGTCCTTACTATGCCAACCAATGCGGCAATCAACTCCTGGGCAAAGAAACTGATACTTCCATAGCACCGGAGCAGATCTCAGAGGCTTATCAGCTTTATGTAGCGGGAACGGATCAAATCTATCCAGCGGAGAGGTTGCCTACAGTGCAGGCATTAAGGGGCGAACGCATCAGGACTGAAGATATAGAAATTCGTCGGGATCATGTCTCAATTCTAATTGAGGCACGGGGAACACCCGTTTTTGATCAACAGGGCAACATCACTTATGCGATCGCTACCTTTCAGGACATTACAGAGCGCAAACAAGCCGAGAAACTCCTGGCTGACTACAACTGCACTTTAGAGCAACAGGTCGCAGAACGAACTGCTGCGTTACGACAAAGTGAAGCCAAGTTCCGAGCTATCTTTGAAAACTCGCAGGTCGGCATCGTCCGAGTCTGCATCTCGGATGGATTAATTCTCAATGCCAATCAACGCTTTGCCAATCTGTTTGGCTTTGACTCACCAGAGGAGATGATTGGACTTGAAAGCACCACAAGCTATTATGTCAATCCCAGCGATCGCCAACAAGCCGTTGAGTTGCTGAAACAGGATGGGGAAGTGCGAAGCTATGAAGTACAACTGCGAAAACGAGATGGGACAGTGTTCTGGGGACTTTTCTCTTCCTATCTGAATGCAGCCGATGGATATATCGATGGCGTGCTTGCGGATATTAGCGATCGCAAACAGGCAGAAGTTGCTCTACGAATAAGTGAAGAACGACTACGCTTGGCATTAACCGCGTCAAATCAAGGACTCTACGATCTCAATATCAAAACTGAAGAAGTCGTGGTTAACCCAGAATACGCTTTAATGCTGGGCTACGATCCAGCAACATTTCATGTGACCAAATCTAGTTGGATTGAGAGTTTGCATCCTGACGATAGAGAATCAGTGCTTGCAGTTTACCATGCTTGTATTACTGGAGAAGTCCCCACCTATCAAGCAGAGTATCGCCATCGTACCCAGGATGGTCAGTGGAAATGGATTCTTGCTGTCGGCAAAATTGTTACCTGGAATGAATTTGGTGAACCCATCCGAGCGTTGGGAGTTGTTACGGATATCGACGATCGCAAACAGGCAGAAGCCGCTTCAATTGTAGAAGAACGCAACCGCATGGCACGCGAAATTCACGACACACTCGCTCAAGCGTTTACAGGCATTCTGGCTCAGGTAGGTGCGGCAAACCAGGTGCTAACAGATGATTTAGAAGCAACTGGGGCACATCTAGACCTGATCAAAGAATTGGCGCGAACTGGACTGATTGAAGCACGGCGATCGGTCGTTGCACTTCGTCCTCAGCTTCTAGAGGAGGGCAGTTTACAGAGTGCTCTCCATCGTCTCATCGCTCAAATCAGAACTGCTGCAATGGATACCACTTTATACTATGAGATCGAGGGGACAGTGTATGCTCTCCCCACTGAAGTCGAGAATAACCTACTCCGGATTGGGCAGGAAGCCTTAACTAATGCGATTAAACATGCCAATGCTGACGAAATTCGAGTTGAGTTAGCCTACGATCGCGACCAGGTTTGCTTGCGCGTGAAAGACAATGGACAGGGTTTTGGAGTTGGAAGTATTCCATCCTCTAAGGGATTTGGCTTACTCGGCATGAGCGAACGGGCAGAGCGCATCGGCGCACAACTCACGATTCGGAGTCAACCTGGGCAGGGAACGGAGATTGTGGTAGTGGTTGGGGTGTGA
- a CDS encoding four helix bundle protein, which yields MGKLESYRDLEVWKISMQLAREVYQITEGMPKHEIYGLTSQIRRASVSVPANIAEGYGRNHRKEYVQFLGVANGSLKELETLLLLAHDLNYLNDITKLMSLCESAGRLLTRLRQSLQRVMDSH from the coding sequence ATGGGTAAGCTGGAAAGTTACCGTGATTTGGAGGTCTGGAAGATATCAATGCAACTGGCGCGTGAGGTATATCAAATAACAGAAGGTATGCCAAAGCATGAAATCTATGGATTAACATCTCAGATTCGCAGAGCCAGCGTCTCTGTGCCTGCAAATATTGCTGAGGGCTACGGACGGAATCATCGTAAGGAATACGTTCAGTTCCTTGGTGTTGCCAATGGAAGTCTTAAAGAATTAGAAACGTTGCTTCTCCTCGCCCATGATTTGAATTACCTGAATGACATCACCAAACTGATGAGTTTGTGTGAAAGTGCAGGACGCTTACTTACTCGACTCCGCCAAAGCCTTCAAAGGGTTATGGATAGTCATTAA
- a CDS encoding response regulator, translated as MLPTPHTPHPTPPIRVLIADDHAIFRQGLATIINRDPEMQVIAQAENGEQAIALFEEHQPDVTLMDLRMPELEGVAAIGAICAAAKSARIIVLTTYDSDEDIYRGLQAGAKGYLLKETEPDELLNAIRTVHRGQQYIPPDVGAKLAQHLSNPELSERELEVLRSLAQGMSNAEIAAALSIGEGTVKSHVNRILNKLDVGDRTQAVIVAVKRGIVSL; from the coding sequence ATGCTTCCCACACCCCACACCCCACACCCCACACCCCCAATTCGGGTTCTAATTGCAGACGACCACGCCATTTTTCGGCAAGGATTAGCCACAATTATTAACCGTGACCCAGAGATGCAGGTAATTGCCCAAGCCGAAAATGGGGAACAGGCGATCGCGCTATTTGAGGAACATCAACCGGATGTCACGCTCATGGATCTCCGCATGCCTGAATTAGAGGGAGTTGCTGCCATCGGTGCAATTTGTGCTGCTGCTAAATCGGCTCGGATTATTGTACTGACCACCTATGATAGTGACGAAGATATCTATCGGGGATTGCAGGCAGGCGCAAAAGGATACCTGTTGAAAGAAACTGAACCAGACGAGCTTCTAAACGCCATTCGCACCGTTCATCGGGGGCAGCAATATATTCCACCTGATGTGGGCGCAAAGTTAGCGCAGCATCTCAGTAATCCAGAACTGAGTGAACGAGAACTAGAAGTCCTCCGCTCACTGGCGCAAGGAATGAGTAATGCTGAGATTGCGGCGGCTTTGAGTATTGGTGAAGGCACGGTTAAATCTCACGTTAATCGGATTTTGAATAAGTTAGATGTGGGCGATCGCACCCAAGCTGTGATTGTTGCCGTTAAACGCGGCATTGTCAGTTTGTAG
- a CDS encoding DsbA family protein: MNEDRNHSSLLVPPSTQDHIQGVLSAKVVLVMYGDYQCFRSADVYKLIQGIRRELSAALGEDDLCLIFRHFPQTQIHPHAQRAAQAAEAVAAQGQFWSMHDTLLAHQQNLENGYLVEYANDLGLDIPQFLKDLPKQVHIGRINEDIEGGIESGVTTTPALFINGIRYTGRWNTTELMTAIVAASH; this comes from the coding sequence ATGAACGAAGATCGTAACCACAGTTCCTTACTTGTACCACCTTCAACTCAAGATCATATTCAAGGTGTGCTGAGTGCCAAGGTAGTGCTGGTGATGTATGGAGACTATCAATGCTTTAGAAGTGCAGACGTTTACAAGCTGATTCAAGGGATCAGACGAGAACTGAGTGCTGCTTTGGGAGAGGATGATTTATGTTTGATCTTCCGTCACTTTCCGCAAACACAGATTCATCCTCATGCTCAACGGGCAGCCCAAGCTGCCGAAGCCGTCGCTGCCCAAGGACAGTTTTGGTCGATGCACGATACTTTACTTGCCCATCAACAAAATCTGGAGAATGGTTATCTTGTTGAGTACGCTAATGATTTAGGGCTTGATATTCCTCAGTTTCTCAAAGACTTGCCCAAACAAGTGCATATCGGTCGGATCAATGAAGATATCGAAGGCGGAATAGAGAGTGGAGTAACGACTACCCCAGCCCTGTTTATCAATGGAATTCGGTATACCGGACGCTGGAACACGACGGAGTTGATGACAGCCATTGTTGCTGCAAGTCATTAA
- a CDS encoding ester cyclase, with product MVKEQTVDGQANLQATTNLTAQESLQALWEEHLQYEFGTHSTEDALATMVEDAYVNHIPVMTGGVGKPALREFYSKYLIPQMPPDMELTLISRTIGTDQLVDEMVAKFTHTVWMEWILPGVAPTGKRVEVPVVAIVQFRDGKIAHEHIYWDQASVLVQVGLLDPGTLPVVGVDSARKVIDPNLPSNTLIDRVLT from the coding sequence ATGGTCAAAGAGCAAACTGTAGACGGACAAGCAAATTTACAAGCAACTACCAACTTGACAGCCCAGGAGTCTTTGCAAGCACTTTGGGAAGAGCATTTACAGTACGAGTTTGGCACTCACAGTACTGAAGATGCCCTCGCTACGATGGTTGAAGATGCTTACGTTAACCACATCCCTGTAATGACTGGGGGAGTTGGGAAACCAGCACTGCGCGAGTTTTATTCCAAATACCTCATTCCACAGATGCCGCCAGATATGGAGTTGACCCTAATCTCGCGCACGATCGGAACCGATCAACTCGTGGATGAAATGGTGGCTAAGTTTACTCATACTGTTTGGATGGAATGGATATTACCCGGCGTTGCTCCCACTGGAAAACGGGTGGAAGTGCCAGTAGTAGCGATCGTCCAGTTCCGTGACGGCAAAATAGCCCACGAACACATTTACTGGGATCAGGCAAGTGTATTGGTTCAAGTCGGCTTGCTCGATCCGGGTACACTTCCCGTCGTGGGCGTTGACAGTGCGCGTAAGGTAATCGATCCCAACTTACCTTCAAACACACTAATCGATCGCGTTTTGACGTAA
- a CDS encoding SDR family oxidoreductase encodes MMLKDKVALVTGGTSGIGRATAIAYAQQQAKVVVVGRRMDEGEETVRLIKEADGEAIFVQADVTKEADVKAMVDKTVNVFGRLDIAFNNAGMGSENPSLIEQTEAEYDRTMNVNVKGVWLSMKYEIAQMLKQGNGAIVNMASVVGVVALPNILLYTASKHAVVGLTKAAALQYAKAGIRINVVAPGAIQTDMFEAVTDEAKAYLTGLHPIGRVGTPLEVANAVLFLSSDLASFTTGETLMVDGGYVAQ; translated from the coding sequence ATGATGCTTAAAGACAAGGTTGCTTTAGTCACTGGTGGTACATCGGGCATTGGTCGTGCAACCGCGATCGCTTATGCCCAACAACAAGCCAAGGTGGTGGTGGTGGGTCGCCGAATGGATGAAGGTGAAGAAACGGTTCGATTAATCAAGGAAGCTGACGGAGAGGCGATTTTTGTGCAAGCCGATGTCACGAAAGAAGCCGATGTCAAAGCAATGGTTGATAAAACGGTTAACGTTTTTGGTCGGTTGGATATTGCCTTTAATAATGCAGGAATGGGCAGCGAAAATCCCTCATTGATTGAGCAAACAGAAGCGGAATACGATCGCACGATGAACGTCAATGTCAAGGGCGTTTGGTTGTCGATGAAATATGAAATCGCTCAGATGTTGAAACAGGGAAATGGTGCAATCGTCAATATGGCATCTGTGGTTGGAGTCGTTGCACTGCCTAACATACTCCTCTACACCGCGAGTAAACATGCGGTGGTAGGCTTAACCAAAGCGGCTGCACTCCAATATGCCAAAGCGGGGATTCGCATCAATGTCGTTGCACCAGGGGCAATCCAAACAGATATGTTTGAAGCAGTTACAGATGAAGCCAAAGCTTACTTGACAGGACTTCACCCGATCGGACGAGTTGGAACACCGCTTGAAGTTGCAAATGCAGTTCTGTTTTTATCATCTGACCTGGCATCGTTCACAACAGGTGAAACGTTGATGGTAGATGGCGGTTATGTAGCACAGTAG
- a CDS encoding helix-turn-helix domain-containing protein, whose product MLTITTPTLEAKCKGLTHTQLQQVLNYICTHLDRDLSLTELAEVINISPTYFASLFKQTMGISPRQYVIQQRVEQAKLMLSKTDLAIADIALQVGFSSQSHLTQHIKRFTGKTPKQIR is encoded by the coding sequence ATGCTAACAATTACAACGCCAACCCTTGAAGCCAAGTGCAAAGGCTTAACGCACACCCAATTGCAGCAAGTACTCAACTACATTTGTACTCACCTTGATCGAGATTTATCACTGACTGAGCTTGCAGAAGTGATCAATATTAGCCCGACTTACTTTGCGAGTTTGTTTAAGCAAACAATGGGAATTTCTCCCCGTCAGTATGTGATTCAACAGCGCGTGGAACAAGCAAAGTTGATGCTATCAAAAACAGATTTGGCGATCGCAGACATTGCTCTACAAGTAGGCTTCTCCAGTCAAAGCCATTTGACGCAGCACATCAAGCGATTCACAGGAAAGACCCCCAAGCAGATTCGCTAG
- a CDS encoding pirin family protein — MSIQQLITPEKHDLGGFSVQRILPSETLKMVGPFIFFDHLGPAGFPAGKGVDVRPHPHINLATVTYLFEGSLLHRDSLGTVQEIFPGDVNWMTAGKGIVHSERSPKSFREKESTLHGIQTWIALPETAEEVEPSFSHYPATDLPRWTQTGTSATLIAGSYQSHQSPVKTYSATLYLSLIFTEGSQFQLVPIEGLERAVYSVTSGLFLNGKPLEPYRLAVLTPDESVNISAGAEAKAMIIGGAPVGDRTKYWNFVSSRSARIEQAKRDWQDLRFPAVPGETEFIPLPDHSDHGSSPIPLS; from the coding sequence ATGAGTATTCAGCAATTAATTACGCCTGAAAAGCACGACTTAGGTGGGTTTAGCGTACAGCGCATCTTACCAAGTGAAACCCTAAAAATGGTTGGACCTTTCATCTTCTTTGATCACTTAGGCCCAGCTGGTTTCCCGGCTGGAAAAGGCGTTGATGTTAGACCCCATCCACACATCAATTTAGCGACGGTTACCTATTTGTTTGAAGGAAGCCTGTTGCATAGAGATAGTCTAGGTACAGTACAAGAGATTTTTCCGGGCGATGTGAACTGGATGACCGCGGGCAAAGGTATTGTTCATTCTGAGCGATCGCCCAAGAGCTTTAGAGAGAAAGAATCTACTCTTCACGGCATTCAGACCTGGATTGCTCTCCCCGAAACCGCTGAAGAAGTTGAACCCAGCTTTTCACATTATCCGGCGACTGATTTACCGAGGTGGACTCAAACAGGCACCAGCGCGACCTTGATCGCCGGTAGCTATCAGTCTCACCAATCACCCGTTAAAACCTACTCTGCTACTCTTTACCTATCGCTCATTTTCACGGAGGGTAGTCAATTTCAGCTAGTGCCAATAGAAGGTTTAGAAAGGGCCGTTTATAGCGTCACATCCGGCCTATTCTTAAATGGAAAGCCCTTAGAGCCATATCGTCTAGCCGTTTTAACGCCGGATGAATCAGTAAATATCAGTGCGGGGGCTGAGGCAAAAGCAATGATTATCGGCGGGGCACCAGTGGGCGATCGCACCAAGTACTGGAACTTTGTGTCGAGCCGCTCAGCGCGTATTGAGCAGGCAAAACGAGATTGGCAAGACCTCCGCTTCCCGGCGGTTCCCGGTGAAACTGAGTTCATTCCACTCCCTGATCATTCAGATCACGGTAGTAGCCCAATCCCTCTGAGTTGA